DNA from Mycolicibacterium alvei:
CGTGGTCGGCATTCGGGTGGAGCAGCCGCAGAACCAACCCGTGTTGCTGCTGCGGGAATCCAACGGTGACCGTTACCTACCGATCTGGATCGGACAGTCCGAAGCCGCCGCGATCGCTCTGGAACAACAGGGCGTCGAGCCCGCCCGGCCGCTCACCCATGACCTGATCCGAGATCTCATCACCGCCCTCGGGCATTCGCTCAAAGAGGTACGGATCGTCGATCTGCAGGAAGGCACGTTCTACGCCGATCTGGTCTTCGACCGTGACATCACGGTGTCGGCTCGGCCGTCGGACTCGGTGGCGATCGCCCTGCGTGTCGGCGTGCCGATTTACGTGGAGGAGGCAGTGCTGGCCGAGGCCGGCCTGCTGATTCCCGACGAGAACGATCAAGACGGCGGCACTGGCGGTGTGCCTGAGGACGAGGTCGAGAAGTTCAAGGAGTTCCTGGACAGCGTTTCGCCGGACGACTTCAAGGCCACATGACCGTCACCCGAGCCGCTGTGCCGTCGCAGATCACGGATACGTCTCAACTGGGCATACCGGTGTCGACACGCGGCGCGGGAGTCGATCAAGCCGGAATTCGGGCGCCATACTTTCTTCACAGCGGGCAATCAGGGCTCGGCGGAAAGCGTATGCTCGACACATTCGAGCTCACCGCAAACCGCCGCAGGAGAGATTGCTGCGGCGCAGGACATACAAGTACGGCGCGGGCGAGTTTGATCGGCGAGAGGATTCACAGTGGGTGACACGCCACGGCAGGAAGAGCTGGATCTGACCACCGGGAGCGGCGCGGAGCCGCCTGTCCGGCCAGCTGACGAACCCGTGCAGGGTGGCCTGTTCCCCGACGATTCGGTGCCTGACGAACTGGTCGGTTACCGCGGTCCCAGTGCCTGCCAGATCGCCGGTATCACCTACCGGCAGCTCGATTACTGGGCGCGCACCTCCCTGGTGGTTCCGTCCATCCGGGGTGCGGCCGGTTCGGGCAGCCAACGGCTCTACTCGTTCAAGGACGTCCTGGTCCTCAAGATCGTCAAGCGGTTGCTGGACACCGGTATCTCGTTGCACAACATCCGGGTCGCCGTCGACCACCTGCGCCAGCGCGGCGTGCAGGATCTGGCCAACATCACCCTGTTCTCCGATGGCACGACGGTCTACGAATGCACCTCGGCCGAGGAGGTGGTGGATCTGCTTCAGGGCGGTCAGGGTGTGTTCGGTATCGCGGTGTCCGGCGCCATGCGCGAGCTGACCGGCACCATCGCCGACTTCCCGGGCGAGCGTGCCGACGGTGGCGAGTCCATCCCCTCACCCGAAGATGAGCTGGCCTCGCGGCGCAAGAGCCGCGACCGCAAGATCGGCTGAGGTCCCCCGCGCCTGTTCGCGGACACCGGCGTGCTGCCGGTAGGATTGCCGACGCATCGCCCTCGTGCGGGAGAGCTTCGTGACAGCCAGCCACGGACGCCGAAGGAGCAATACCTCTCCGTCAACCTCTCAGGCACCCAGGACCGCGCCAGGCCCCGATGCCTCTGGAAAGTGGTGCCCGGTGGGCACCCGCCCATGGGGAAAAGCCCAGTTGCGGGGCTGAATCTCTCAGGCGCCCGGACCGGGTCGACGACAGAGGGAGAGGGACTGCTACGACGTCTCAGCACGTCTGCGCCTCAGGAGAGTGTCGTGTCCGACCAGCATCAATCGCGTTTCGCCGATCGTCACATCGGCCCGGACGCCGCCGCCGTTGCCACCATGCTCGAGGTGATCGGTGTGGCCTCGCTCGACGAGCTCGCCGCCAAGGCGCTACCCGTACGCATTCTCGATGCGCTGGGCTCTGACGGGGTCGCCCCGGGCCTGGATGGTCTGCCTGCCCCGGCCACCGAAGAGCAGTCGCTGGCGGAGCTGCGTGCGTTGGCCGATTCCAACACGACCGCCGTCTCGATGATCGGCCAGGGCTACTTCGACACGTTCACGCCCGCCGTGCTGCGGCGCAACATTCTTGAGAACCCCGCCTGGTACACCGCCTACACCCCGTACCAGCCGGAGATCAGCCAGGGCCGCCTCGAGGTGCTGCTGAACTTCCAGACCATGGTGTCGGACCTGACCGGACTCGAGGTCGCCAACGCCTCGATGCTCGACGAAGGTACCGCCGCCGCCGAGGCCATGACCCTGATGCACCGCGCCACCAAGTCCAAGACGAACCGACTGCTGGTCGACACCGACGTGTACGCGCAGACCGCGGCGGTGCTGGCCACGCGCGCGGAGCCGCTCGGCATCGAGATCGTCACCACCGACCTCCGCCAGGGACTGCCTGAGGGCGAGTTCTTCGGCGTCATCGTGCAACTGCCCGGAGCGAGTGGCCGGGTCGACGACTGGACGGGGCTGACCGGCGAGGCTCATGAGCGTGGCGCGCTGGTCGCCGTGGGTGCGGACCTGCTGGCGCTGACGGTGATCACCCCGCCGGGCGAGATCGGGGCCGACGTCGCCTTCGGGACCAGCCAACGGTTCGGTGTGCCAATGGGATTCGGCGGTCCGCACGCCGGCTATCTGGCGGTGCACGCCAAGCATGCCCGGCAGTTGCCGGGTCGGTTGGTCGGTGTCTCCGTCGACGCCGACGGATCGCCGGCGTACCGCCTGGCGCTGCAGACCCGTGAGCAGCACATCCGTCGGGACAAGGCCACCAGCAACATCTGTACCGCGCAGGTCCTGTTGGCCGTGATGGCGGCAATGTATGCCAGCTACCACGGTGCCGAGGGATTGACCGCGATCGCCCGCCGCGTGCACGGCCACGCCGCCTCCATCGCACGTGCGCTCGGTGATGCGCTGGTGCACGACTCGTACTTCGACACCGTGCTGGCCCTGGTTCCCGGACGCGCCGACGCGGTGGTTGCGGCGGCCAAGGCCAAGGGGATCAACCTGTGGCGCGTCGATGCCGACCACGTGTCGGTGTCCTGTGACGAGGCGACCACCGACGAGCATGTGGCCGCGGTTCTGGAGGCATTCGAGGTGGCGCCGGCCGATGTGGCCGGCGACGGCAGTGCCGCGGTGGCGACGCGCACCTCGGAATTCCTGACGCATCCGGCGTTCAACTCCTACCGCACCGAGACCGAGATGATGCGTTACCTGCGGATGCTGGCGGACAAGGACATTGCCTTGGACCGCAGCATGATTCCGCTGGGCTCCTGCACGATGAAACTCAATGCGGCGGCCGAGATGGAGCCGATCACCTGGCCTGAGTTCGGCCGTCAGCACCCGTTCGCGCCGGCCTCGGACAACCCGGGCCTGCGTAAACTGATCGCCGATCTGCAGGACTGGCTCACCGGGATCACCGGCTACGACCAGATTTCGTTGCAACCCAACGCCGGATCCCAAGGTGAGTACGCCGGACTGTTGGCGATCAAGGCCTACCACGTCTCCCGCGGCGACGTCGATCGTGACCTCTGCCTGATCCCGTCGAGCGCGCACGGCACCAACGCCGCCTCGGCCGCACTGGCCGGAATGCGCGTCGTGGTGGTGGCCTGCCGCGAGAACGGCGATGTCGACCTCGACGACCTGCGTGCGAAGATCGCCGAACATGCGGATCGTGTTGCGGCGCTGATGATCACCTACCCGTCGACGCACGGTGTGTACGAGCACGACGTCGCCGACATCTGCGCGGCGGTGCACAGCGTGGGTGGACAGGTCTACGTGGACGGCGCAAATCTCAACGCGTTGGTCGGGTTGGCCCGGCCGGGTCGCTTCGGCGGTGACGTCAGTCATCTGAACCTGCACAAGACGTTCTGTATCCCGCACGGTGGCGGCGGTCCCGGCGTCGGCCCCGTCGCGGTTCGGTCCCATCTGGCCCCGTTCCTGCCGGGCCATCCGTTGGCCGATGAGCTGCCCGACGAGCACACCGTCTCGTCGGCGCCGTACGGGTCCGCGTCGATCCTGCCGATCACCTGGGCCTACATCCGGATGATGGGTGCCCCGGGCCTGCGTGCCGCGACCCTGACCGCGATCGCATCGGCCAACTACGTGGCCCGCCGCCTCGACGAGTACTACCCGGTCCTCTACACCGGGGAGAACGGCATGGTCGCCCACGAGTGCATCCTGGATCTGCGGGGGATCACCAAGGACACCGGCGTGACCGTGGATGATGTGGCAAAACGTCTGGCGGACTATGGCTTCCATGCCCCGACCATGAGCTTCCCGGTGGCAGGCACGCTGATGGTCGAGCCGACCGAGAGCGAGAGCCTGGCAGAGGTCGACGCGTTCTGCGATGCGATGATCGCCATCCGGGCCGAGATCGACCGGGTCGGTTCGGGGGAGTGGTCGGTGGACGACAATCCGTTGCGTGGTGCCCCGCACACCGCTGAGTGCCTGTTGGTGGCCGACTGGGATCATCCCTACACCCGCGAACAGGCCGCCTACCCGTTGGGCAAGGGATTCCGTCCCAAGGTATGGCCGCCGGTGCGCCGAATCGACGGCGCGTACGGCGACCGGAACCTGGTGTGCTCCTGCCCGCCGATCGAGGCGTTCGCGTAGCGCTCCGTCAGGTGGGCACGTTCACCTCAGGCCGATGTGCCGGGGCGGTCTGAACGCGTCTGCCGGTTGCGCGAGCGCCACCGCGATACTGCTGCCGATCGGGCCGTGTCGGTCGAAGAGGGTGGCCGCCCCGGATGCGATACCCTCGCCGCTGTGGTGACTCTGGGCGGCCAGGCCGATGTAGTCGCCGTCGGGCCGGCGACTCAGTGACACGGTGAAGTCTGCGTTGATATAACGCAAACCTCCTGTGCCCCAATGCGTCAGCGCGCTCGTCACATCCCCGGCCAGGGCGAGTCGGGTAAACGGGGTCATCGCGCGGCCGACAATCAGCGGCCGGATCTCCTTCACCCAGGCGAACTTCGGTGCATGGCCCTGTTCCCATTCGGCCGACGTGCCGCCCAGCACGCCGGCCGATCCGCCGGAGCCGTAGGCCCACAGCAGAAATGGCATCTCGATCTCGGGTAGGTGGGAGTCGTCGGGGATCGGCGGCATGCTGACCGGGGCAGACCACACGGTTCCCTCCGGGCGGTCACCCCGGCGCAGAAACACCGCGCTGGCCCGTGACACCACGGTGTCGCGTTGCAGAACCTCCGCGTCGATCACCGTGATGCGCTTGCCCTCCCGCTGCACCGTCGTGCGTAGATGCACCGGCTCCATGAACGTGGGGCGCAGCAGATCGACGGTCAGGCGGGCGGGTTGCAGCGCAGGGTCGGCCTGTGCGTCCTCCACCGCCCAGCCGAGCAGCCCGCCGATGATGTGGCCGCTGACCGTCGACCCCCATGGACCCTGTGCCAACGGTCCGGGCACATAGCTGTCGCCGTCAACAGTGAAGAACGCGTCGGATTCTGGCACCGGGAGGCGGCTCAGCCCAACATCGTGTTGATCGCGGTGGTCAGCTCGGGCGAACTGGAGCTGGAGATGTGTTGGTAGGTGCCGCTACTGGCCTCCGCGACGCCTTCCCAGGTGGCCTTGTCGGAGCCACCGCCGAAGTCGATCACGTTGACCGCGATCGGACGGGCGGGGTCGAATGCGCCGCGGATGTACTCCTGCAGCCCAGCCCCATCCAGGCTCTGGTCGGTGTGCGGTCCGGTGGTGATCACCAGGATCGAATTAGTCTGGCCGTCCAGATATTTCGACAATGCATCGGTGTAGACCATGCGTAGCGTGGTGAACGACACCGCGCCGCCACCCGAGGCGGACTGCTCGTCAAGTGTCGAGGTCAGCACATCGGAGCGGCGCTGTCCGTTGACCGGTTCAGCCAGCGGACCGGTCGAGACCTCGGAACGTCCCTCGGTGCCGTCGAAGGTCCAGAGGCCTACTGCGGCGGTATCCGACAGTGCCTTGACCCGGCTGTCCAGCGCTGCCACCACGTTGGCCAACCGGGACTTGCCGCCCTCCTCGGTCGGCATCGACTGGTCGAGCATGATCGTGACCGCAGGCTTTCCCGACGGCGCGGCGGTGGCGTTGGACAGCGTTACCCGCGTGGCGTTGTCACCGACCGACAACGGCGCGGCGAGCTCAGCGAAAGCCGTGACATCGCTGGACGGTGGCGTTGTCCCCTCGGCGCGGAACCCCGCCTTGGCGAACTCGGCGAGCTGCTCGGGCTTGCGCAGGTAGCGGGCGAACTCGCTGGCTGCGGTGACCTGTTCCTTCTCCAGCCACTCCCCGGACAGCAGCACCGTCGGATAGTCGGCGGTGGCGGTGGGCCCCGGTGGCACCCAACCGGCCAACGAGGACCTGACGTCGTCGATCGAGGTGGCCCGCTGGAACAGTTGCTGCTCAGTGGTGGCCACGGCGTGCACCGGCGCGGTCGCCGGGTCGGAGGCGTTGAGCAACGCGTCGAAGGCGGTGCCCAGCTCGGAGTCGTCGAGTTTGGGCTGCCCCCCGAGCAGACTGCTCACGCCGCTCATACCGGAGGTCGCCGGCGCGCCGGACGGAGCCGTCGCCGCGGCGACAGCCTCGGCGGCCAGGGAGGCGGCGTCACCGTTGCTGTGGGTCGGTAGCGCCAGTTTGAGCGTGCCCCACCCGGGCAGCTTGAGCGCATTCATCGCGGCCGGGCTGCTCTGAAGTTGCGGCAGAGTAGCCCAGGTCTGTTGTGCCAGAGCGTTCTTCAGCTGCGGGCGGACCGCCAGCAGGACCGGTGAGGTCACCAGGGATCGGCTGTCGCTGACAACCTGCGTGCCCGCCGTCGCCTCCAGTCGCGCCTCGGCGATGCCGCTGGCCGGAATCCACAGCGCCGGGCGGTCACCGAGCTCGCTGGGCCAGGTGTTGGCGAAACCACCGACCACACGATCGGAATCGGCAGACTGCACCCGCACCTTGACGCAGCGGTCGCCGACCGGGCTGACCGACTTGTTGTAGGCGTTGGCCAATCCCTCGATGTGTGTCGAGATCGTCGGGTCGGCGATGACGGCGACACCGAGTTCACCGTCGACGCAACGTGCGGCGGCCGCGTCGCTGCGGCCGGCGAGGACATCGCCGAAGAAGTTCCACAGGATCACCGCGCCGACGACGGCCACCACGGTGACCAGTGCGACGATCACACTGACACTGACACCGCGCCGGCCGGACTGCACCGCCCGATGGCTGCCGGTCCACTCACCGCCGTCCCAGTCGCCGCCGTGCTGGCGACCGGACGGGCTGGAGGGCGGCGGCGGTTCGGCTACCGCACCGAACTGGGCGGTGGGCTGCTCGTCGCCGTATTCCGCGTCGTAGTCGTCGGAGTAGCTGCTGCGGTACCCGTCGATGTACTCGTCGTCGTACGAGTCGTCTTCGGCGTAGTCCGATGCCTCGTAGTTCGATTCGGTGCTGTCCGATTCGTCGTAGTCGGCGTACTCCGAGTCGCGGTAGTCGGACTCGTAGTCGTCGTCCCCGTCGGCGTACCCGGGTGCCCGGTACTCAGGCTCGTCCCGGTACGTGGGTGCATCCCGGTAGCCGCGATCGGGCTGACGTCGGGGCGGATCGAAGTCGTCGTAATCGTCGGAGTAGCCGTCGTCCCCGACGTGCCCGTGGTCGGGCTCGTCGGGTGCATCCTCAGGGTCGGGAATGCTGTGCCTGCCCATTCCTAACCCCTGTACGTCTCGCGCCGACTAGTCATCCGGACCCGCCGAAGTCTAATCACTTCCCGGCGGCGCTCGCTTTGAACTCGCGGCGGCGCCGGTGCAGGATCGGCTCGGTGTAGCCGTTGGGCTGTTGGGCTCCGGACAGGATCAGCTCCTGTGCCGCGCCGAACGCGATGCTGGCATCCGGGTTCGGCGCCATCGGCAGATAGTCGGGGTCCCCGGCGTTCTGCTCGTCGACGACCGCGGCCATCCGGCGCAGACTGGCCTTGACGTCCTCTTCGGTGATGATGCCGTGCCGCAGCCAGTTCGCCAGCAGCTGGCTGGAGATCCGCAGGGTGGCGCGGTCTTCCATCAGCGCGATGTCGTGGATGTCGGGCACCTTCGAGCAGCCGACGCCCGCGTCGATCCAGCGGACCACGTAGCCCAGGATCGACTGGCAGTTGTTGTCCACCTCTTCGTGGATCTCTTCGGGTGACCAGCTCAACGAGGAGTCCGCGAGCGGGATCGTCAGCAGATCTTCGATCGTGGCGCGCGTCTTGCCGGTCAGCTCCTTCTGCACCGCCTCGACGTCCACTTCGTGGTAGTGCATCGCGTGCAGGGTGGCCGCGGTCGGTGAGGGAACCCACGCGGTGGTGGCGCCGGCCTTCGGCTGACCGATCTTCTGCTCGACCATGTCGGCCATCAGATCGGTCATGGCCCACATGCCCTTGCCGATCTGAGCCTTGCCGGCCAGGCCGGTGGCCAGACCGGCGTCGACGTTGTTGTCCTCGTAGGCCTTGATCCACGGCTGGGTCTTCATCCCGCCCTTGCGGATCATCGGGCCGGCCTCCATCGAGGTGTGGATCTCGTCGCCGGTGCGGTCCAGGAAGCCGGTGTTGATGAACACCACGCGGTCGGCCGCAGCCTT
Protein-coding regions in this window:
- a CDS encoding bifunctional nuclease family protein, which gives rise to MAEVRVVGIRVEQPQNQPVLLLRESNGDRYLPIWIGQSEAAAIALEQQGVEPARPLTHDLIRDLITALGHSLKEVRIVDLQEGTFYADLVFDRDITVSARPSDSVAIALRVGVPIYVEEAVLAEAGLLIPDENDQDGGTGGVPEDEVEKFKEFLDSVSPDDFKAT
- a CDS encoding thioesterase family protein — protein: MPESDAFFTVDGDSYVPGPLAQGPWGSTVSGHIIGGLLGWAVEDAQADPALQPARLTVDLLRPTFMEPVHLRTTVQREGKRITVIDAEVLQRDTVVSRASAVFLRRGDRPEGTVWSAPVSMPPIPDDSHLPEIEMPFLLWAYGSGGSAGVLGGTSAEWEQGHAPKFAWVKEIRPLIVGRAMTPFTRLALAGDVTSALTHWGTGGLRYINADFTVSLSRRPDGDYIGLAAQSHHSGEGIASGAATLFDRHGPIGSSIAVALAQPADAFRPPRHIGLR
- a CDS encoding substrate-binding domain-containing protein, giving the protein MGRHSIPDPEDAPDEPDHGHVGDDGYSDDYDDFDPPRRQPDRGYRDAPTYRDEPEYRAPGYADGDDDYESDYRDSEYADYDESDSTESNYEASDYAEDDSYDDEYIDGYRSSYSDDYDAEYGDEQPTAQFGAVAEPPPPSSPSGRQHGGDWDGGEWTGSHRAVQSGRRGVSVSVIVALVTVVAVVGAVILWNFFGDVLAGRSDAAAARCVDGELGVAVIADPTISTHIEGLANAYNKSVSPVGDRCVKVRVQSADSDRVVGGFANTWPSELGDRPALWIPASGIAEARLEATAGTQVVSDSRSLVTSPVLLAVRPQLKNALAQQTWATLPQLQSSPAAMNALKLPGWGTLKLALPTHSNGDAASLAAEAVAAATAPSGAPATSGMSGVSSLLGGQPKLDDSELGTAFDALLNASDPATAPVHAVATTEQQLFQRATSIDDVRSSLAGWVPPGPTATADYPTVLLSGEWLEKEQVTAASEFARYLRKPEQLAEFAKAGFRAEGTTPPSSDVTAFAELAAPLSVGDNATRVTLSNATAAPSGKPAVTIMLDQSMPTEEGGKSRLANVVAALDSRVKALSDTAAVGLWTFDGTEGRSEVSTGPLAEPVNGQRRSDVLTSTLDEQSASGGGAVSFTTLRMVYTDALSKYLDGQTNSILVITTGPHTDQSLDGAGLQEYIRGAFDPARPIAVNVIDFGGGSDKATWEGVAEASSGTYQHISSSSSPELTTAINTMLG
- the gcvP gene encoding aminomethyl-transferring glycine dehydrogenase, which codes for MSDQHQSRFADRHIGPDAAAVATMLEVIGVASLDELAAKALPVRILDALGSDGVAPGLDGLPAPATEEQSLAELRALADSNTTAVSMIGQGYFDTFTPAVLRRNILENPAWYTAYTPYQPEISQGRLEVLLNFQTMVSDLTGLEVANASMLDEGTAAAEAMTLMHRATKSKTNRLLVDTDVYAQTAAVLATRAEPLGIEIVTTDLRQGLPEGEFFGVIVQLPGASGRVDDWTGLTGEAHERGALVAVGADLLALTVITPPGEIGADVAFGTSQRFGVPMGFGGPHAGYLAVHAKHARQLPGRLVGVSVDADGSPAYRLALQTREQHIRRDKATSNICTAQVLLAVMAAMYASYHGAEGLTAIARRVHGHAASIARALGDALVHDSYFDTVLALVPGRADAVVAAAKAKGINLWRVDADHVSVSCDEATTDEHVAAVLEAFEVAPADVAGDGSAAVATRTSEFLTHPAFNSYRTETEMMRYLRMLADKDIALDRSMIPLGSCTMKLNAAAEMEPITWPEFGRQHPFAPASDNPGLRKLIADLQDWLTGITGYDQISLQPNAGSQGEYAGLLAIKAYHVSRGDVDRDLCLIPSSAHGTNAASAALAGMRVVVVACRENGDVDLDDLRAKIAEHADRVAALMITYPSTHGVYEHDVADICAAVHSVGGQVYVDGANLNALVGLARPGRFGGDVSHLNLHKTFCIPHGGGGPGVGPVAVRSHLAPFLPGHPLADELPDEHTVSSAPYGSASILPITWAYIRMMGAPGLRAATLTAIASANYVARRLDEYYPVLYTGENGMVAHECILDLRGITKDTGVTVDDVAKRLADYGFHAPTMSFPVAGTLMVEPTESESLAEVDAFCDAMIAIRAEIDRVGSGEWSVDDNPLRGAPHTAECLLVADWDHPYTREQAAYPLGKGFRPKVWPPVRRIDGAYGDRNLVCSCPPIEAFA
- a CDS encoding MerR family transcriptional regulator, whose amino-acid sequence is MGDTPRQEELDLTTGSGAEPPVRPADEPVQGGLFPDDSVPDELVGYRGPSACQIAGITYRQLDYWARTSLVVPSIRGAAGSGSQRLYSFKDVLVLKIVKRLLDTGISLHNIRVAVDHLRQRGVQDLANITLFSDGTTVYECTSAEEVVDLLQGGQGVFGIAVSGAMRELTGTIADFPGERADGGESIPSPEDELASRRKSRDRKIG